One Bombus pyrosoma isolate SC7728 linkage group LG7, ASM1482585v1, whole genome shotgun sequence genomic window carries:
- the LOC122569159 gene encoding uncharacterized protein LOC122569159 gives MNGFVEGATFESIVHYVLKNMKITQARAGYLVMEVLKAGVSLGRIKKTPRGTYILATDKPGSITHNIKEPHFSDDSDYDDVSSEDSS, from the coding sequence ATGAACGGGTTCGTGGAGGGTGCCACGTTCGAGAGTATCGTGCATTACGTGTTGAAGAATATGAAGATTACCCAAGCGCGAGCTGGCTACCTAGTAATGGAGGTTCTGAAGGCAGGGGTTTCTCTAGGACGCATCAAGAAAACTCCTCGCGGCACCTATATCCTGGCAACGGACAAACCTGGCTCTATCACGCACAACATTAAAGAACCACATTTCAGCGACGACAGCGATTATGATGACGTTTCGTCCGAAGACAGTTCGTGA